From Oryza brachyantha chromosome 9, ObraRS2, whole genome shotgun sequence, a single genomic window includes:
- the LOC102709201 gene encoding rop guanine nucleotide exchange factor 1, protein MASASEDDAGSERCCGSYSPSADVSESETSSDCSAPTTTTTTTRRFASSSASRGLASSSSSLLPTPPSAAAFFLSAKPAADLSEVDMMKERFAKLLLGEDMSGSGKGVCTALAISNAITNLSATVFGELWRLEPLAAVRKAMWTREMDWLLSVADSIVELTPSIQELPDGGGQFEVMVPRPRSDLYMNLPALKKLDAMLLAMIDGFKETEFWYVDRGIVVDDSGGPFSSSSSSCGRPSVRQEEKWWLPCPRVPPKGLSEDARRKLQQDRDCANQILKAAMAINSDVLAEMEIPEVYLESLPKSGKSCLGEIIYRYITAEQFSPECLLDCLDLSSEHHTLEVANRIEAAIHVWRLKGQKKSTPQAKSKKSWGGKVKGLVGDSEKSHVLSQRADGLLQSLRLRYPGLPQTSLDMNKIQYNKDVGQSILESYSRVLESLAFNIIARIDDVIYVDDATKKSVASESVSIFNRGIGVPVQKRISPSPFSIHNTPYASPFATPTFCSSTPVTGSPGRVQPPLNKNNLPAKQEVKVEKLFPGDIEKVWTYAGNLSARKDAGDAPERD, encoded by the exons ATGGCGAGCGCGTCGGAGGACGACGCCGGGTCGGAGCGCTGCTGCGGGAGCTACAGCCCCAGCGCCGACGTCAGCGAGTCGGAGACCTCCAGCGACTGCTCCGcgccgaccaccaccaccaccaccacccgccgcttcgcctcctcctcggcctcccgcggcctcgcctcctcctcctcctccctcctccccaccccgccctccgccgccgccttcttcctctccgCCAAGCCCGCCGCCGACCTCTCCG AGGTCGACATGATGAAGGAGCGCTTCGCCAAGCTGCTGCTCGGGGAGGACATGTCCGGGAGCGGCAAGGGCGTCTGCACCGCGCTCGCCATCTCCAACGCCATCACCAACCTCTCCG CCACCGTGTTCGGCGAGCTGTGGAGGCTGGAGCcgctggcggcggtgaggaagGCGATGTGGACGCGGGAGATGGACTGGCTGCTCTCCGTCGCCGACTCCATCGTGGAGCTCACCCCGTCGATCCAGGAGCTCCCCGACGGCGGGGGGCAGTTCGAGGTCATGGTGCCGCGCCCGCGCAGCGACCTCTACATGAACCTCCCCGCGCTCAAGAAGCTCGACGCCATGCTCCTCGCCATGATTGATGGGTTCAAGGAGACGGAGTTCTGGTATGTGGACAGGGGAATCGTGGTTGATGACAGCGGGGggcccttctcctcctcgtcgtcctcctgtGGGCGGCCGTCGGTGCGGCAGGAGGAGAAATGGTGGCTGCCATGCCCGCGGGTGCCGCCCAAGGGGCTGTCCGAGGATGCGAGGAGGAAGCTGCAGCAAGACCGGGATTGTGCGAACCAGATACTgaaggcggccatggcgattAACAGTGATGTCCTTGCTGAGATGGAGATCCCGGAAGTGTACTTGGAGTCATTGCCAAAG AGTGGTAAATCTTGCCTGGGTGAGATAATTTACCGATATATAACAGCTGAGCAGTTCTCACCAGAATGTCTCCTCGATTGCTTGGATCTGTCGTCAGAACACCACACGCTTGAGGTAGCAAACAGAATAGAGGCTGCCATCCATGTTTGGAGACTTAAAGGCCAAAAGAAATCCACGCCTCAAGCAAAATCAAAGAAATCTTGGGGCGGCAAAGTTAAGGGCCTTGTTGGAGATTCAGAAAAGAGTCATGTTTTGTCCCAAAGAGCTGATGGGTTGTTGCAGAGCTTAAGATTGCGATACCCTGGTTTGCCACAAACCTCCCTTGACATGAACAAGATCCAGTATAACAAG GACGTTGGGCAGTCCATACTCGAGAGTTACTCAAGAGTTCTGGAGAGCTTGGCATTTAACATAATTGCCAGAATTGATGATGTAATTTATGTGGATGATGCAACCAAGAAATCTGTGGCTTCTGAGTCTGTGTCAATCTTCAATCGCGGCATCGGTGTACCAGTTCAGAAGAGAATATCCCCCAGTCCGTTCTCAATTCATAATACACCGTATGCCTCTCCATTTGCTACACCCACATTCTGCTCCTCCACTCCAGTTACAGGCAGCCCTGGAAGAGTACAGCCTCCATTAAACAAAAACAACTTACCAGCAAAACAAGAAGTTAAAGTCGAGAAGCTGTTTCCTGGTGATATAGAGAAAGTCTGGACATATGCAGGGAACCTGAGCGCCAGGAAAGACGCAGGAGATGCCCCTGAAAGGGACTGA